A single region of the Devosia sp. FJ2-5-3 genome encodes:
- a CDS encoding cold-shock protein, which produces MATGTVKWFNGQKGYGFIQPDEGGADVFVHISAVQRSGLNGLDEGQKVTYEIVKDKRTGKSAADNLQAS; this is translated from the coding sequence ATGGCAACGGGCACCGTTAAGTGGTTCAATGGCCAAAAAGGTTATGGTTTCATCCAGCCGGATGAGGGTGGTGCGGACGTTTTCGTCCATATCTCCGCTGTCCAGCGTTCGGGCCTGAACGGCCTGGATGAAGGCCAGAAAGTTACCTACGAGATCGTCAAGGACAAGCGGACTGGCAAGTCCGCCGCCGACAACCTCCAGGCCAGCTAA
- a CDS encoding methyltransferase codes for MSKSFHSSGDVIADRRADYARALAEGGEHDAAAELMMQALEIAPDWAGGWDLAGAYHEKAGNVSGAISAWRRLEALDDDGIFGATLKLAAHDAGPAGQGTAVGYVEALFDQYAPQFEQSLVGKLGYRVPDLLDEMVSQEMATLGIARFAKAIDLGCGTGLMGERVRAKVDHLEGVDISAAMIAETARKGIYDSLQKAELVAALNTRRADADLVTAADVFIYCGALQPVLAALMPALRPGGLVAFSLEAHDGEEPVFLRPSLRYAHGVQATRDALVVAGLEVLRFETAVLRLDRGAPINGILVVARKPGMELTAANDGSEDGDVAA; via the coding sequence TTGAGCAAGTCGTTTCACTCTTCGGGTGATGTGATTGCCGACCGGCGTGCCGACTATGCCCGTGCGCTGGCGGAAGGCGGCGAGCATGATGCAGCCGCCGAGTTGATGATGCAGGCGCTCGAAATCGCGCCGGACTGGGCAGGCGGCTGGGACCTGGCGGGCGCCTATCACGAGAAGGCGGGCAATGTGTCGGGAGCGATTTCGGCCTGGCGGCGGCTGGAAGCGCTCGACGACGACGGCATTTTCGGCGCGACGCTGAAACTGGCGGCCCATGATGCGGGGCCCGCCGGTCAGGGGACCGCGGTCGGCTATGTCGAAGCGCTGTTCGATCAATATGCGCCCCAATTCGAGCAGTCGCTGGTCGGCAAGCTCGGCTATCGGGTGCCCGACCTGCTCGACGAAATGGTCAGCCAGGAGATGGCGACGCTGGGCATCGCCCGATTTGCCAAGGCCATCGATCTCGGTTGCGGCACCGGGTTGATGGGCGAGCGGGTGCGCGCCAAGGTGGATCATCTCGAAGGGGTCGATATTTCGGCAGCGATGATTGCCGAAACGGCGCGCAAGGGGATCTATGACAGCCTGCAGAAGGCCGAGCTCGTGGCCGCGCTCAACACAAGGCGCGCCGACGCAGATCTCGTGACGGCCGCGGATGTGTTCATCTATTGCGGCGCGTTGCAGCCGGTGCTCGCCGCGCTGATGCCAGCGCTTCGGCCCGGAGGGCTCGTTGCCTTTTCGCTCGAGGCGCATGATGGCGAGGAGCCGGTGTTCCTGCGCCCCAGCCTGCGCTACGCCCATGGGGTGCAGGCGACGCGGGACGCGCTCGTGGTGGCGGGCCTCGAGGTGTTGCGCTTCGAGACCGCGGTGCTGCGTCTCGATCGCGGGGCGCCGATC